The window AAATTATTTGGTTTATAATCGAGTTAACTAAAAGGAAGGGATTTCATAATGGCTTATAAAGTAATCACGAATTGTCCTGTCTGCAGTAAAACATTGAAAATTACGAAGTTGCAGTGCTCCCATTGTCACACAACGATTGAAAATGAGTTTGAATTAACTAAGCTGGCCTCCTTATCAAAGGATCAGCTGCATTTTGTGGAAGTTTTTTTAACTTGTCGAGGCAATATCAAAGAAGTTGAAAAGGAACTGGGGATTTCTTATCCTACAGTTCGAGGCAAGCTAACAGAGATTATTACATCCCTTGGATATGTGCAAAAAAAGAAAAATGAAGTAGACGAGAAAAAAATTGTTACCATGTTGGAAAATGGTGAAATCACACCAGAAGAAGCCATCAAGCTCTTAAAAGAAGAATAAGGAGGAATTGAGTATGAAAGAGGAAATCACAAGAGTGTTAACAATGGTTCAAGAAGGTAAGATTGATGCAGATAAGGGGTCGGAACTGATTCAAGTGTTAAAAGAAAAAGAAGAGTCAGGTAATAAGCTCACAGAAAAACCATCCAAATATCTAGATAAAACATTAAGAATTCGTGTCGTATCAGCCGAAAATGATAACGTCACGGTCAATTTGCCTATCAAACTTGTCAAAGTAGTCTTAATGGCTGGACACAGTATCGCGTCAAGCATTCCGCAATCGGAAAAATACATTAAAGATATCGATATCAGCCTGATTATTGAAGCAATCGAAAACGAATTAGATGGCCAAATTGTGGATATTAAATCGGCAAACGGGGATACCGTTTCTGTCTTCATTGATTAGTGATTGCCTATGATGCATGTAAAAGTGAAATCAAATGAAGTTCGATTATCCATCCCAGTTCCATATGCTATTTTAAACATGGCGATTGCAATTTTGTCTTCGAAATTTCTACAGAAAAACGCAAACAAATGGACAAAAGAGCACTTCGAAAAAAATAAAATCGACTTTACCTTCCCTCAAATTGACAAGAAGTTGCTAAAGCCCATCCTTAAAGAACTTAAAAACCATAAGGGGATGGTGCTTGTAGATGTCAAAGCTAGTGACGGTACGGAGGTTAAGGTTAGACTATAAAACACATTAATCTTAATTTACATTTGAAGAGATAACGTAATATTTTATTTACAATACCGTTAATATCATTCATTTGTCCAAACAAACATAACCTCGTTCTAGATTTAGGGCGGGGTTGAGATTTAGCTTTTATACACAAATCACTACCGATAGTTGAGCATTGTTGTTCAACTATCGGTCCCTTTATTGCTTCCCAAACTATGCAATTTATTTTAGATCGAGATCATCACAATCATAAGAAGCATATTACCATCTATTATTATTCTTATAATTTTTTGTATGAAGATAAACCCGATTATCAATTGATGCCCGGCTACCAATGAAACTCATGATTGCCACTAAAATGCCAAAGAAAACAAAAGCAGTACGGTAATAGCCTTGGAACATGGAAACAAAGGACGCGACCATCAGTAAAATCATGATAACGATTACGATTATCTGCCTTTTACCTTTCTTCTTTTCATTCATCTCTTAACCCCCAATCCGATTGGTACTATTTTCACCTATAACTTTTATATGGTTTATTTTACCATAATCCAATCATTTATAAAAATTCTCCATTGAAGAAATTTAGTATTGAATTTAAGTAGTTGGTTTTTGGTAGTGTTAACAAAAACATTAAAGTGAACACTTCTTACTGCAATATAAACCACATTAGGACGATTCCTAAATTTAAAGGTTCGATTGTTGAACTAGCAAAACAGCTTTTGATAACTAATTTGAACGCCCATACAATTAGAAAAAGAGATGCCGTAGCACCTCCGATTGTTTAAGTAAAGAAATTTAAAAATCCTGTAATAATAACGGCGTTAAAGAAGTCCGATATCATCCCGCCTATAGGGATAGCCAAGTAAGCAGCCGGGGCAGGACCATATTTCCTAGTAATGGTCTGCATGTTAGCCATTGCGTTTGACATGGAACCCATCGCATATCCAATGAAACCAGCAGTCTGAACCGCTGACTCGTAATTTTTACCGAGCAATTTGAACAGTATGTAATAACTGAACAGAAACATGAATACTACTTGGGCTATCAGGATAACAATTATTGGAACTGCCAGGCCTGCTAGCACCCATAGTTTAAGACCCATCATTGCCATGGCTAGGAACAACGATAGTGAAATATCACCGCATATTTCCATTTCTTCATTTGGATGACGTTGGCCGACCGCTTCCACAATGTTCCGTATGATCGCGCCCATTATTAGCGACCCCATGTAGGCAGGGAAAGTGATCCCTGTGGCAGCCATTATATTCGATAGAACTACACCAGATCCCAATGCAAGTGCTAGTAACATGGCTGCCCAAACGAAACGATCGCTACTAGTTCTAATCATTCCAAGAGCTTTTTTCTCTCTTTCTACTTCAACTTCTTCTATATCCACCACTTCATTTTTTGTAACAGCTACTTCACTTTTCGTAATAGCTAATTCTTTGAGCGCAAGCTGATTCAAACGTCTTCGCATGATAGGCCCACCTAATATACTGCCTGCTATCAATCCAAATGTTGCGGCTGCTAAACCGACAACGGAGGCTCCCTGTACCAAATAATCTGGTCCTTCCATTATAGTACCAAATGCAGCAGCCGTACCTGGACCACCCATTAGTGCAATGGAGCCAACCGCTAAACCTAGCCTAGGATCAATGCCGAACAATGAGGCGATACTGCTTCCAATCCCATTTTGCAGTGTGAGTACTACGACCGAAATGAACAAGATGACCAAAATTTGTTTGCCGCCTTTTTTCATGAGAGGTATACTGGCAGTAAAACCAATAGTAGTAAAAAAAACACTCATCAATATATTTTGCAGAGTCGTATCAAGAGTAATGACCATCATCCCACTAGCAGCAAGTACGGTGTTTATCGATGCGAAAATCAGACCTCCAACCAAAGGTGCAGGAATACAATACTTACTTAAGAAAGCATTTTTCTTGACTATCCAGGAACCTAACCAAAACATAATTGCAGCAACAGCTGCAACCTGGTACATATCAAGCTCGAATTCAACCATCTATTTCCCTCCCAAATCATTATTTGACGAATCCTTAAACCAGAAAATCAGCAGAGCAAGCGCTGTTTTTCTTCTAAATGTAGCAACTAAACTTGTTTTTCCATCTTGTTTGTAATTGACACAATAACTCTCTTTCTATCATTATTTAAGTAGAATGAATGAAATTAACTATCAAACCCATACGAACTGCTTATACTTCAACTTTTTAACCTTTCTTTTTGACTATACTTAATATTCTGATAATTAATTTACAAAATTATTGTATAATAGATAGATTTTATTCGTAAAATGAATAGATTAAATAGATATCATTAAAAATTTTAATAGTAATGGATGGAAATCATCGTTTCTCACCATCAGAGACCTTAAAGGATTTATTTTGGATAACACGAAGAAAATAATAAACAGCCTTGGTTCCTTCTTTTATGGAACCGAGGCTGATTCATTTTACCCACCCACTATAAACTTTTGCGGGTCTATTCAGTTCCCTTTATTAGTTCAATGAAACTCTCCATTTGAGGAGCCAGCCATTTATCTTTATGATAAAATAACTGGCTCCATAATTGTATAGAGCAATCTACTACATCAATCGTGACCAACTCGTTATTGTTTAAACTTTCCTTCACTGCATATTCCGGTAAGAATGAAATCCCGAGCCCTTTTTTAAGCAATTTAATAATGGCGCTTGTATTGTCTATGACAAATAAAGGTTGGATTGTGAACCCTTGTTGCATAGCGGTTTCTTCCAAAATACTTCTATAAAAACCGGTGTTCTCTGTTAAGATAAATGGCTGCTCTACAAGCTCTCTCAAAAGGACATTTTTTTTATTTGCAAATGGATTGTCGGGATGTGTAACAAAAACGATTCTGACGGGCTCCGACCAGGCACAAACAAAGTCATTGCTATACATTTTTTTGCCAAGAAAATACACCATATCCAACTTGTTCTGCTTTAACATTTGGAATAATTCGTTTGATGGAGCAGTCCTTGTTTGTACCTTGATCAACGGGAAAAGTGAATAATATTGCGGAAGCTTTTCTGATAAAACCCATATCAAAAGGGACTCTAATATGCCAATATGAAGGTTGCCTTCCATTTTCTCTGGTCGTTTGCCAATCAGCTTAGCTTGTTCTGAAATCGTTACAAGCTGGTTAGCATAATGCATAAAACTCTGTCCATTTGCGGTGAGCTCTACTCTTTTTCCAATACGATTGAATAGAACTGTACCTAACTCTTCTTCCAATTGTTTAATCTGAATCGTAACTGTAGATTGGACATACCCCAGCTGACTGGCTGCTCCAGTAAAAGAACCAATTTCAGCCACGCATAGAAATGTGATGATGTTTCTAAACTCCAAAATTTCCACCAACTAACTATTTAAATTTTTAATGATATCTATTAAATTCATTTATTTTACGAATGGAATAGTTCCATTATACAATAAGTTTGTAAAGTATTATCAGAAAATTCTAATACCGTTAAGGGGGAGTTGTAATAGGTTAGTAGTTTTATAAATTTCCAGGTAGCAGTGCTTGGAGAAATCTATTAGCGAATCAAATTTATATAAATTCTAAGAAATAAGGTGATTTGATGAATAAGCTCTCTATAAATACTTCTATAAACATTAACAGAGAACGGTTGCAATTTAATATTGAAGAACTAGGGAACATCGGTTTAAACGAGTCGCATGGACTGGATCGCATTACTTTCTCAGTCGATGATTTACAAGCAAGACAGTGGTTTATTAACAAAATTAAAGAGTTAAAACTAGATTACCAAATTGATGCAGCAGCAAATATTTGGACTAGTTTACCTAATACCAATGAGAAAGCACCAATCATAATAGGTTCCCATCTTGATACCGTTCCTAATGGCGGGAGATATGATGGTGCACTGGGCGTTTTAATTGGTTTAGAAATTTTAACGACATTGCTTGAAAATGGGATTACAACCGAACATCCAATTGGCTTAGTTTCCTTTACAGCAGAAGAGCCTAATCCATATAATCTTTCAACTTTTGGTAGTAGAGTTGTGACTGGAAAACTTAAAAAGTCGGATATTGAGCATGTGCAAACGAAAGAGGGGATTTCCCTTAAAACGGCACTTGCTTCTGCGGGGGGCTCTGTGGATGCGATTGAAACTGCACAAAAGAAGCCCGATGAATTAGCGGCATTCTTAGAAGTGCATATTGAGCAAGGGAAAAGGCTGCTCAATCAATCGATTTCTACTGGAATTGTCACAGCCATTACGGGAATCTACAGAGAAGAAATTACATTTAAAGGCGAAGCAAATCATGCTGGCACTACATTAATGAAGGAAAGAAACGACGCACTTGTGGCAGCATCAAAATTTGTGGTAGCTTTTGAAGAAATTGTTCGTAATCATCCATCTGATGAGGTAGTTGGAACAATAGGGCAGTTCTCTATTAAACCTGGGGCACCTAATATCATTCCAAACGAAGTGAATTTACTTATGGAAATTCGTGGCGATAAGGCTGAAAAAATAAAAGAGACGTTACAACAAGTAGAGAATGTATTTGCAGAACTTGCAAATCACCAACCAATTAAAGTTAACAGAACCAATATTTTAGATCAAGCTCCAACAGAAATGGATAAACGAATTATCGAAACATTTAAAGACGCTGTTCCACCAGAGGACAAGTATCTCCTATTGGGAAGTATGGCGGGTCATGATGCAACACATCTTGCCTCCATTACAAAAGCCGGCATGTTATTTGTCCCAAGTAT is drawn from Lysinibacillus sp. SGAir0095 and contains these coding sequences:
- a CDS encoding DUF2089 domain-containing protein: MAYKVITNCPVCSKTLKITKLQCSHCHTTIENEFELTKLASLSKDQLHFVEVFLTCRGNIKEVEKELGISYPTVRGKLTEIITSLGYVQKKKNEVDEKKIVTMLENGEITPEEAIKLLKEE
- a CDS encoding sodium/glutamate symporter encodes the protein MVEFELDMYQVAAVAAIMFWLGSWIVKKNAFLSKYCIPAPLVGGLIFASINTVLAASGMMVITLDTTLQNILMSVFFTTIGFTASIPLMKKGGKQILVILFISVVVLTLQNGIGSSIASLFGIDPRLGLAVGSIALMGGPGTAAAFGTIMEGPDYLVQGASVVGLAAATFGLIAGSILGGPIMRRRLNQLALKELAITKSEVAVTKNEVVDIEEVEVEREKKALGMIRTSSDRFVWAAMLLALALGSGVVLSNIMAATGITFPAYMGSLIMGAIIRNIVEAVGQRHPNEEMEICGDISLSLFLAMAMMGLKLWVLAGLAVPIIVILIAQVVFMFLFSYYILFKLLGKNYESAVQTAGFIGYAMGSMSNAMANMQTITRKYGPAPAAYLAIPIGGMISDFFNAVIITGFLNFFT
- a CDS encoding LysR family transcriptional regulator translates to MEFRNIITFLCVAEIGSFTGAASQLGYVQSTVTIQIKQLEEELGTVLFNRIGKRVELTANGQSFMHYANQLVTISEQAKLIGKRPEKMEGNLHIGILESLLIWVLSEKLPQYYSLFPLIKVQTRTAPSNELFQMLKQNKLDMVYFLGKKMYSNDFVCAWSEPVRIVFVTHPDNPFANKKNVLLRELVEQPFILTENTGFYRSILEETAMQQGFTIQPLFVIDNTSAIIKLLKKGLGISFLPEYAVKESLNNNELVTIDVVDCSIQLWSQLFYHKDKWLAPQMESFIELIKGTE
- a CDS encoding M20 family metallo-hydrolase, which codes for MNKLSINTSININRERLQFNIEELGNIGLNESHGLDRITFSVDDLQARQWFINKIKELKLDYQIDAAANIWTSLPNTNEKAPIIIGSHLDTVPNGGRYDGALGVLIGLEILTTLLENGITTEHPIGLVSFTAEEPNPYNLSTFGSRVVTGKLKKSDIEHVQTKEGISLKTALASAGGSVDAIETAQKKPDELAAFLEVHIEQGKRLLNQSISTGIVTAITGIYREEITFKGEANHAGTTLMKERNDALVAASKFVVAFEEIVRNHPSDEVVGTIGQFSIKPGAPNIIPNEVNLLMEIRGDKAEKIKETLQQVENVFAELANHQPIKVNRTNILDQAPTEMDKRIIETFKDAVPPEDKYLLLGSMAGHDATHLASITKAGMLFVPSIDGKSHCPEEYSRIEDIEKVANVLLQSIFKLDNLLN